In Drosophila santomea strain STO CAGO 1482 chromosome 2L, Prin_Dsan_1.1, whole genome shotgun sequence, a single window of DNA contains:
- the LOC120458222 gene encoding 23 kDa integral membrane protein translates to MGCLSGIVNFILYIVNIVFLIVGILLIVLGSIMLSDLSHINSTGDVTDTNTIPICVTVLGGLIFVVSFFGCYGIFRQSVCMTGAYTSMVFVLFILQLVLTCWVFVNRSAFLGDMSNLVNLLWNSQDYNAIGVLEETFGCCGDTGYTNYNNIGLSVPGTCCGYLDRQATCSTPSVYQSRPGCNAKFEEFWNDNMDIIRWSGLGLCIFDLLVFLIAGALTNCMRSQNAGRQVYA, encoded by the exons ATGGGTTGTCTATCCGGAATAGTCaactttattttatacattgTCAATATCGTGTTTTTG ATCGTTGGCATCCTCCTAATCGTGCTGGGCTCGATCATGTTATCCGATCTGAGTCACATCAATTCCACGGGGGATGTGACGGACACCAACACCATTCCAATCTGCGTCACCGTCCTGGGAGGCCTCATCTTCGTGGTGTCCTTCTTCGGGTGCTACGGCATCTTCAGGCAGAGTGTCTGCATGACCGGAGCG TACACCAGCATGGTCTTTGTGCTCTTCATCCTGCAACTGGTGCTCACCTGTTGGGTTTTCGTGAACCGATCTGCCTTCCTCGGGGATATGAGCAATCTGGTTAATTTGCTTTGGAACTCCCAGGACTACAATGCGATAGGCGTGCTGGAGGAAACCTTCGGCTGCTGCGGCGATACCGGCTACACCAACTACAACAACATCGGCCTTTCCGTTCCCGGAACCTGCTGCGGCTACCTGGACCGCCAGGCCACCTGCAGCACCCCTTCGGTCTACCAGTCCAGGCCCGGCTGCAATGCCAAGTTCGAGGAGTTCTGGAACGACAACATGGACATCATCCGCTGGTCCGGCCTGGGCCTCTGCATCTTCGACCTGCTCGTCTTCCTGATCGCCGGCGCTTTGACCAACTGCATGCGCAGCCAGAACGCTGGTCGCCAGGTGTACGCCTAG